In Humulus lupulus chromosome 7, drHumLupu1.1, whole genome shotgun sequence, the following are encoded in one genomic region:
- the LOC133788359 gene encoding alkaline/neutral invertase A, mitochondrial: MNTPSFLGHSTMKSTCRILFSFRSAAIFGFPPEKCVNGLVVNGNSAKLCRNFERNCQFHTSPCHNLSGFRRIVDDTRKQFRVPNWSFGQSGVISRSSDVGMRNRAVSVIANASSRFRDFSTSIETRVNESNFERIYVQGGVNVKPLVVERIDKDENIVGGEEASGIEAVGEKVNVENEEGVNELKVESPKREESQIEKEAWKLLKDAVVTYCGSPVGTVAANDPGDKQPLNYDQVFIRDFVPSALAFLLKGEGEIVRNFLLHTLQLQSWEKTVDCYSPGQGLMPASFKVRTVPLDGNKFEEVLDPDFGESAIGRVAPVDSGLWWIILLRAYGKITGDYALQERVDVQTGLKMILNLCLTDGFDMFPSLLVTDGSCMIDRRMGIHGHPLEIQALFYSALRCSREMLSVNDGSKNLVRAINNRLSALSFHIREYYWVDMKKINEIYRYKTEEYSLDATNKFNIYPEQIPSWLMDWIPEEGGYLIGNLQPAHMDFRFFTLGNLWSIVSSLGTPRQNEAILNLIEAKWDDLVGHMPLKICYPALESEDWRIITGSDPKNTPWSYHNGGSWPTLLWQFTLACIKMRKLDLARKAVALAEKRLLGDHWPEYYDTRTGKFIGKQSRLYQTWTIAGFLSSKMLLDNPEMASLLFWEEDYELLEICVCGLSKTGRKKCSRVAARSQILI; the protein is encoded by the exons ATGAATACTCCAAGTTTTCTTGGACATTCAACAATGAAATCCACTTGTAGAATCCTATTTAGTTTTCGAAGCGCGGCGATTTTCGGGTTCCCACCTGAAAAATGCGTAAATGGTTTAGTTGTTAATGGAAATTCAGCCAAGTTATGCCGCAATTTTGAGCGGAATTGCCAATTTCACACCAGCCCTTGTCATAATTTATCTGGTTTTCGCCGTATTGTCGATGATACCCGCAAACAATTTCGGGTACCCAATTGGAGTTTTGGCCAATCTGGGGTTATATCAAGGTCTAGTGATGTTGGGATGAGAAATAGGGCTGTATCTGTTATTGCTAATGCTTCATCTAGGTTTCGGGATTTCTCAACATCGATCGAAACCCGTGTCAATGAATCCAATTTTGAGAGGATTTATGTTCAGGGTGGTGTAAATGTGAAACCTTTAGTTGTGGAAAGAATTGATAAAGATGAGAATATTGTGGGAGGAGAAGAAGCTTCTGGGATAGAAGCTGTTGGTGAAAAAGTGAATGTAGAGAATGAAGAGGGTGTAAATGAGCTCAAGGTTGAAAGTCCTAAGAGGGAGGAGTCGCAGATTGAGAAGGAAGCATGGAAGTTGTTGAAGGATGCGGTTGTTACATATTGTGGGAGCCCTGTGGGAACTGTGGCTGCAAATGATCCGGGTGACAAGCAGCCATTGAATTATGACCAGGTCTTTATTCGGGACTTTGTTCCTTCAGCACTCGCTTTTTTGCTCAAGGGAGAAGGAGAGATTGTTAGGAACTTCCTCCTTCATACCTTGCAATTACAG AGTTGGGAAAAAACAGTTGACTGCTATAGCCCAGGGCAGGGTTTGATGCCGGCAAGTTTCAAAGTTAGAACTGTGCCTCTTGATGGCAATAAATTTGAAGAAGTTCTTGATCCAGATTTTGGTGAATCTGCAATTGGTCGTGTTGCACCTGTAGATTCAG GGTTATGGTGGATTATTCTGTTGAGGGCTTATGGAAAAATCACCGGGGACTATGCTTTGCAAGAAAGAGTAGATGTTCAAACAGGGTTAAAAATGATCTTGAACTTGTGTTTAACTGATGGTTTTGATATGTTTCCTTCACTGTTGGTCACTGATGGGTCCTGCATGATAGACCGACGTATGGGTATTCATGGTCACCCACTTGAAATCCAA GCCTTATTTTACTCAGCTCTGCGCTGCTCTCGTGAGATGCTTTCTGTGAATGATGGATCCAAGAATTTGGTGAGGGCCATCAACAACAGGCTCAGTGCTCTGTCATTCCACATTAGAGAATATTATTGGGTGGATATGAAAAAGATCAATGAGATCTATCGGTACAAGACAGAGGAGTACTCTTTGGATGCTACCAATAAGTTCAATATCTACCCTGAACAAATTCCTTCATGGCTAATGGATTGGATTCCAGAGGAAGGCGGATATCTCATTGGCAATTTACAGCCAGCACATATGGATTTTAGGTTTTTCACCCTTGGAAATCTTTGGTCCATTGTTTCATCTTTAGGTACTCCTAGGCAGAATGAAGCTATACTAAATCTGATTGAAGCCAAATGGGATGATCTTGTGGGCCATATGCCCCTTAAGATTTGTTATCCTGCCCTGGAGTCTGAAGACTGGCGTATAATAACTGGCAGTGACCCTAAGAACAC TCCTTGGTCATATCACAATGGCGGGTCTTGGCCAACACTTCTGTGGCAG TTCACACTGGCTTGTATTAAGATGAGAAAATTAGATCTTGCTCGAAAAGCAGTTGCTTTGGCTGAGAAGAGGCTTTTAGGTGACCATTGGCCTGAATATTATGACACCAGAACAGGGAAATTTATTGGAAAGCAATCTCGACTTTACCAAACATGGACCATTGCTGGGTTCCTTTCATCGAAGATGCTCCTTGATAATCCAGAGATGGCCTCCTTATTATTCTGGGAAGAAGATTACGAGCTTCTCGAAATCTGTGTTTGTGGACTTAGCAAGACTGGAAGGAAAAAGTGCTCCCGGGTCGCTGCTAGGTCTCAGATTCTTATATAA
- the LOC133788360 gene encoding protein RTF1 homolog, whose amino-acid sequence MADLENLLLEAAGRTTGASRNRHIIPPSKRIHVDDGSDSMDEEDSDIDHDYKSNKYASEASLKKRKEPSEREDYEGSEKGDGEFSSDEGEESDVGSDLYRNEEDKERLAEMTELEREMILSERAIKKDDKSLKKKLRLKLHNARSMPSKKDTLPPSLSHSSRSSARTADRTAAMDGALNQLRVKRLKQQDSKAHGALRGSSITIKKKSPISASLSSSSDGENLSRSDSEDEASIEDEKMVDSDDEGGFPGSEPPSYSDIKGITIQRSKLAKWLMEPFFEDLIVGCFVRVGIGKSTSGPVYRLCMVQNVDSSDNNPQYKLEGKITHKYLVCFWGNENSATKWQMAMISDSAPSEEEFEHWAREVKRSGRRMLQKRDVLEKRDTIQNAHSFVYSASTVRQMLQEKKHASTRPLNVAVEKDRLRTQLEVAESKSDWVEAEKIKTRLQELEASRQAGVKDVKAIRLSEMNKKNRAENFKNASELRPAGMSLKAGDAGYDPFSRRWTRSRNYYVGKAGQEDESNDAVEEVTNIRSKVTKEIGIEATTAALEAAADAGKLVDTSAPIDQGTNSNMLHNFDLSISLTMLQKFGGPQGAQLGYLARKQKVEATVGCRIPENDGKGHALTLTVSDYKIRRGLL is encoded by the coding sequence ATGGCGGACTTGGAAAACTTGCTTCTGGAGGCAGCAGGAAGAACAACCGGAGCCTCGAGAAACCGGCATATAATTCCACCATCTAAAAGGATTCATGTTGACGATGGAAGTGATTCCATGGATGAAGAAGACTCAGATATTGATCATGATTATAAAAGCAACAAGTATGCGTCTGAAGCTTCTTTGAAGAAAAGGAAGGAACCTTCTGAAAGGGAAGATTATGAAGGCAGCGAGAAAGGCGATGGCGAGTTTAGTTCAGATGAAGGTGAAGAGTCAGATGTTGGGAGTGATCTTTACAGGAATGAGGAGGACAAGGAAAGACTTGCAGAGATGACTGAGCTTGAACGAGAGATGATTTTGTCTGAGCGAGCAATAAAGAAAGATGACAAAAGTttaaagaagaagttgagatTGAAGTTACACAATGCAAGGTCAATGCCATCCAAGAAAGATACGTTGCCTCCTTCATTATCACACAGCTCACGTTCGTCTGCAAGAACTGCCGATAGGACGGCTGCAATGGATGGTGCTTTGAATCAGTTGCGAGTGAAACGTCTGAAACAACAGGATTCAAAGGCTCATGGTGCATTGAGAGGAAGCTCAATAACAATTAAGAAAAAATCCCCCATTTCAGCGAGTCTGAGCAGCTCCAGTGATGGGGAGAACCTCAGCAGGTCTGATAGTGAAGATGAGGCATCAATTGAAGATGAAAAAATGGTTGACAGTGATGATGAGGGGGGATTTCCTGGATCAGAGCCACCATCATATAGTGATATAAAGGGCATTACCATCCAAAGGTCTAAGCTAGCAAAGTGGCTTATGGAACCTTTCTTTGAGGATTTGATTGTTGGTTGCTTTGTGAGGGTTGGGATTGGGAAGTCTACGAGTGGGCCTGTCTACAGGCTTTGCATGGTCCAGAATGTTGATTCATCAGACAATAACCCGCAGTACAAGCTAGAGGGAAAAATTACACACAAATATTTGGTTTGTTTTTGGGGCAATGAAAATTCTGCCACCAAATGGCAGATGGCAATGATTTCGGACTCTGCTCCAAGCGAAGAGGAGTTTGAGCACTGGGCTAGAGAGGTAAAACGCAGTGGAAGACGGATGCTGCAAAAACGAGATGTGTTAGAAAAGAGGGACACCATACAGAATGCCCACTCTTTTGTCTACTCAGCAAGCACTGTGAGGCAAATGTTGCAGGAGAAAAAGCATGCCTCAACAAGGCCTTTAAATGTTGCAGTTGAAAAGGATCGCCTGAGGACGCAGTTGGAAGTTGCTGAAAGTAAATCTGATTGGGTGGAAGCTGAGAAGATCAAGACCAGGCTCCAAGAACTAGAAGCATCAAGGCAAGCTGGAGTTAAAGATGTCAAAGCTATTAGACTATCTGAGATGAACAAGAAAAACAGGGCCGAAAATTTCAAAAATGCCTCGGAATTGAGACCAGCAGGTATGAGTTTGAAAGCTGGGGATGCTGGATATGACCCCTTTTCAAGGAGATGGACCAGATCAAGAAATTACTACGTTGGGAAGGCTGGTCAAGAGGACGAATCAAATGATGCTGTGGAGGAAGTAACTAACATACGCAGCAAAGTGACAAAAGAAATTGGCATTGAAGCTACAACAGCAGCATTAGAAGCTGCTGCTGATGCTGGAAAATTGGTCGATACTAGTGCTCCCATTGATCAAGGGACAAACTCAAACATGCTGCACAACTTTGATCTGTCAATATCCTTGACCATGCTTCAGAAGTTCGGCGGACCTCAGGGTGCTCAGCTTGGATACTTAGCAAGAAAGCAGAAGGTAGAAGCAACGGTTGGATGCAGAATCCCAGAGAATGATGGTAAGGGGCATGCTCTAACATTGACAGTCAGTGACTACAAGATAAGACGAGGGCTCCTCTGA